In Halobacillus amylolyticus, the following proteins share a genomic window:
- a CDS encoding ribonuclease HII, whose protein sequence is MRDSTIKDIKYKLDTDQFSESELELLREDKRKGVHKLLKQYDVLQQRERELKEQYERMLSYEKEAKASGKTLIAGIDEAGRGPLAGPVVAAAVVLPSTFYLEGLYDSKQLSLKKREQFFEVIKQEADYGIGIVTNDEIDKWNIYQATKLAMKRAVEQLPQTPDHLLIDAMRLENVSSTQESIVKGDQRSVSIAAASIMAKVTRDLMMKEISEHYPTYGFASNQGYGTHVHLQALKTYGPTPYHRKSFAPVKELVQKVTQ, encoded by the coding sequence ATGAGAGATTCAACGATTAAGGATATAAAATACAAATTGGATACAGACCAATTTTCGGAATCTGAACTAGAGTTGTTGAGAGAAGATAAGCGTAAAGGTGTACATAAGCTTCTCAAGCAATATGATGTCTTGCAGCAAAGGGAGAGAGAGTTAAAGGAGCAATATGAACGTATGCTTTCCTATGAGAAGGAGGCAAAGGCGTCTGGAAAAACATTGATCGCGGGTATTGATGAAGCAGGAAGAGGGCCACTGGCGGGTCCGGTTGTGGCCGCTGCGGTTGTCTTGCCTTCTACTTTTTATTTAGAAGGACTTTATGATTCGAAGCAACTCTCCCTTAAAAAGCGGGAACAATTTTTTGAAGTGATTAAACAGGAGGCTGACTACGGGATCGGCATCGTAACTAATGACGAGATTGATAAGTGGAATATCTATCAAGCGACGAAACTTGCGATGAAGCGTGCTGTTGAACAGTTACCTCAAACTCCAGACCATTTACTAATCGATGCAATGAGACTTGAGAATGTTTCCTCCACACAAGAATCAATTGTTAAAGGGGACCAACGCAGTGTTTCCATAGCTGCAGCAAGTATTATGGCAAAAGTAACTCGGGACCTTATGATGAAAGAAATCAGTGAACACTATCCTACCTATGGCTTTGCATCAAATCAGGGCTATGGCACACATGTGCATTTACAGGCACTAAAGACATATGGACCCACACCCTATCATCGTAAAAGTTTTGCACCGGTTAAAGAGCTTGTTCAAAAAGTCACCCAATGA
- a CDS encoding putative DNA-binding protein, producing MLEKTTRINYLFDFYQSLLTPKQRNYMELYYLEDYSLGEISETFNVSRQAVYDNIRRTEAMLEEYENKLYLYGKFYKRQQLIQQMLEAVPESDVENQLRDRLKQLQELE from the coding sequence GTGCTTGAAAAGACAACACGTATCAACTATTTGTTTGATTTTTATCAATCCTTGCTAACCCCAAAGCAGCGAAACTATATGGAGCTCTATTATTTAGAAGATTATTCGCTTGGTGAGATATCAGAGACCTTCAATGTATCAAGACAAGCAGTCTATGATAATATTCGCCGTACAGAAGCGATGCTTGAGGAATACGAGAACAAGTTATATTTGTACGGAAAGTTTTATAAGCGTCAGCAACTGATCCAGCAAATGTTGGAGGCAGTCCCGGAATCTGATGTTGAGAATCAGCTTCGAGACCGTCTCAAGCAACTACAAGAATTAGAATAG
- the ylqF gene encoding ribosome biogenesis GTPase YlqF, with the protein MTIQWYPGHMAKAKREAEEKLKLVDFVIELVDARAPISSENPILHGLLQDKPKMVVLMKKDLADPAITTAWLDFYERKGINALAIEANNKKDVQRVIQMGKDLARTKMDKLRAKGVRPRAARAMILGIPNVGKSTLINRLANKKAAITGDRPGVTKKQQWIKVKKDFELLDTPGILWPKFEEEEIGYRLAAIGTIKDQILPKEDVAAYILDFMKNSYPDLLKERYGFATYDDIMNAFEHIGQKRGCLESGGVVNFDKTSDVILQDLRGGKLGLISFDQPE; encoded by the coding sequence ATGACTATACAATGGTATCCAGGTCACATGGCTAAAGCGAAAAGGGAAGCTGAAGAAAAGCTTAAATTAGTCGACTTTGTGATCGAACTTGTCGATGCAAGAGCTCCGATATCTTCAGAAAACCCAATCCTCCATGGTTTGCTGCAAGATAAACCGAAAATGGTTGTACTCATGAAGAAAGATTTAGCTGATCCGGCCATAACAACAGCTTGGCTGGATTTCTATGAACGCAAAGGTATAAATGCCTTAGCGATAGAAGCAAATAATAAAAAGGATGTTCAACGCGTTATTCAGATGGGGAAAGATCTTGCCCGTACAAAGATGGACAAACTGCGTGCCAAGGGTGTCCGTCCGCGTGCCGCCAGAGCTATGATACTGGGGATTCCGAACGTTGGAAAGTCGACATTGATTAATCGGCTTGCTAATAAAAAAGCTGCCATAACAGGAGATCGCCCTGGGGTTACAAAAAAACAACAGTGGATTAAGGTCAAGAAAGACTTTGAGCTGCTTGATACGCCAGGTATCCTCTGGCCTAAGTTTGAGGAAGAGGAGATTGGATACAGGCTTGCAGCCATAGGAACAATTAAGGATCAAATTTTACCGAAGGAAGATGTAGCTGCTTATATATTGGATTTTATGAAAAACAGTTACCCTGATTTACTAAAAGAACGCTACGGATTTGCTACGTACGACGATATTATGAATGCATTTGAACATATTGGTCAAAAAAGGGGCTGCCTGGAGAGTGGTGGTGTCGTAAACTTTGATAAAACATCAGATGTTATTCTTCAAGATTTAAGAGGCGGAAAGCTTGGTTTGATTAGCTTTGATCAACCGGAATAA
- the rpsP gene encoding 30S ribosomal protein S16, with the protein MAVKIRLKRMGSKRNPFYRVVVADSRSPRDGRFIEQIGTYNPVVNPVAVDIDADKAIDWMSNGAKPSDTVRNLFSKEGIMKQFHDKKNQK; encoded by the coding sequence ATGGCAGTAAAAATTCGCCTAAAACGAATGGGATCTAAACGTAACCCATTTTATCGTGTAGTAGTAGCAGATTCACGTTCACCTCGTGATGGACGTTTTATTGAACAAATCGGGACATATAACCCAGTAGTTAACCCGGTAGCGGTTGATATCGATGCTGACAAAGCGATCGACTGGATGTCCAATGGTGCTAAGCCAAGTGATACAGTTCGTAACTTATTCTCAAAAGAAGGCATCATGAAGCAATTTCACGACAAGAAAAACCAAAAGTAA
- the trmD gene encoding tRNA (guanosine(37)-N1)-methyltransferase TrmD, with product MHIDILTLFPEMFQGVFNQSILKRAADKGAFSYQTVNFRDYTTNKHQKVDDYPYGGGAGLVLTPQPIFDAIDDIRTPQNNKPRVVLMCPQGETFTQKKAEELAKEEHLIFICGHYEGYDERIRQELITDEISIGDYVLTGGELGAMVVTDSVVRLLPGVLGNEQSAPEDSFSSGLLEHPHYTRPAEFRGHQVPEILMSGNHAKIEEWRHYESLKRTFLRRPDLLEQRELTKQEKAWIDEWQNS from the coding sequence ATGCATATTGATATATTAACTTTGTTCCCGGAAATGTTTCAGGGTGTGTTCAATCAGTCGATTTTAAAACGGGCCGCAGATAAAGGTGCCTTTAGTTATCAAACGGTTAATTTCAGAGACTACACAACGAATAAACATCAAAAGGTTGATGATTATCCATATGGAGGCGGTGCTGGCCTTGTGCTCACACCACAGCCGATTTTTGATGCAATCGACGACATTCGTACCCCGCAAAACAATAAGCCGCGTGTTGTCCTTATGTGTCCCCAGGGCGAGACCTTTACCCAAAAGAAAGCTGAGGAACTGGCTAAGGAAGAACATTTGATTTTTATCTGCGGCCACTACGAAGGTTATGATGAACGAATTCGGCAGGAACTCATCACTGACGAAATTTCAATTGGCGATTACGTGTTGACTGGCGGTGAACTTGGGGCGATGGTTGTGACCGATTCAGTTGTCCGCCTACTCCCTGGGGTGCTGGGTAACGAACAATCTGCACCCGAAGATTCTTTCTCAAGCGGTTTATTAGAACATCCCCATTATACGAGGCCAGCAGAGTTCAGAGGGCATCAGGTCCCCGAGATTCTCATGTCAGGCAATCATGCTAAAATTGAAGAGTGGAGACACTATGAATCTTTAAAAAGAACTTTTCTAAGGCGTCCGGACCTTCTTGAACAACGGGAGTTAACGAAGCAGGAAAAAGCATGGATTGATGAGTGGCAAAATAGCTGA
- the ffh gene encoding signal recognition particle protein gives MAFEGLSDRLQQTIQKIKGKGKVSEQDVKEMSREVRLALLEADVNFKVVKDFVKRIRERAVGSEVMESLTPGQQVIKIVKEELTDLMGGDESKIAVANRPPTVIMMVGLQGAGKTTTTGKLANLLRKNYNRKPLLAAADVYRPAAVQQLETLGRQLDMPVHSQGTEADPVDIAKQAVEQAKEEHNDYVIIDTAGRLHVDGDLMEELERIKEAVTPDEIFLVVDAMTGQDAVNVAESFDEQLDVTGVLLTKLDGDTRGGAALSIKAVTGKPIKFAGMGEKLDELEPFHPERMASRILGMGDMLTLIEKAQTQVDEKQAKELESKMRNASFTFEDFLEQMAQVKNMGPLDELINMIPGANKMKGLKNASFDDKQISHVEAIIQSMTKNERQDPSLMNASRKKRIAKGSGRSVSEVNRLLKQFEDMKKMMKQMSNTKGKKGKGMNFPFM, from the coding sequence ATGGCGTTTGAAGGTTTATCCGACCGTTTACAGCAAACCATCCAGAAAATTAAAGGAAAAGGGAAGGTTTCCGAGCAAGATGTTAAGGAAATGAGTCGTGAAGTACGACTTGCCCTCCTTGAGGCCGATGTTAATTTTAAAGTTGTAAAAGACTTCGTTAAGCGAATTCGCGAACGAGCTGTCGGTTCGGAAGTAATGGAGAGTTTAACACCAGGTCAGCAAGTGATCAAGATTGTAAAAGAAGAGCTAACCGACTTAATGGGTGGGGATGAAAGTAAAATTGCCGTTGCCAACCGTCCGCCAACTGTCATTATGATGGTTGGTCTTCAAGGTGCAGGTAAAACGACCACCACTGGAAAGCTCGCGAACTTGCTTCGTAAGAACTATAACCGAAAACCGCTATTAGCAGCGGCAGACGTTTATCGTCCAGCAGCCGTCCAGCAGCTTGAAACGTTAGGCCGTCAGCTTGATATGCCTGTTCATTCACAAGGGACAGAGGCAGATCCTGTTGATATAGCGAAGCAAGCCGTTGAACAAGCTAAGGAAGAGCACAATGACTATGTCATCATCGATACAGCTGGGCGTCTTCATGTTGACGGTGATCTTATGGAGGAACTGGAGCGGATTAAAGAAGCGGTTACTCCAGATGAGATTTTCTTAGTTGTCGATGCCATGACTGGTCAGGATGCAGTCAATGTGGCGGAAAGTTTTGATGAACAACTCGATGTGACAGGTGTGTTGCTGACTAAGCTTGACGGTGACACCCGTGGCGGTGCCGCTTTATCTATTAAAGCAGTCACAGGCAAACCGATTAAATTTGCCGGTATGGGTGAAAAGCTGGACGAACTCGAGCCGTTTCATCCAGAACGTATGGCCTCTCGTATTTTAGGAATGGGCGATATGCTCACATTAATTGAAAAAGCTCAAACGCAGGTGGATGAGAAGCAAGCAAAAGAGCTTGAATCTAAAATGCGCAATGCTTCCTTTACGTTTGAGGATTTCCTTGAGCAAATGGCACAGGTGAAAAACATGGGACCGCTCGATGAACTCATTAACATGATTCCAGGAGCCAACAAGATGAAAGGCTTAAAGAATGCTTCCTTCGACGACAAACAAATTTCTCACGTTGAGGCGATCATTCAATCGATGACAAAAAATGAGCGTCAAGATCCTTCCTTAATGAACGCCAGCCGCAAGAAGCGGATTGCAAAAGGTTCAGGAAGGTCTGTTTCAGAAGTCAACAGACTGTTAAAACAATTTGAAGACATGAAAAAAATGATGAAGCAAATGAGTAATACAAAGGGTAAAAAAGGAAAAGGAATGAATTTTCCCTTTATGTAA
- the rplS gene encoding 50S ribosomal protein L19 codes for MQQLIHDITKEQLRTDHPDFRPGDTVKVHVKVVEGSRERIQVFEGVVIKRQNGGISETFTVRKISYGVGVERTFPLHSPRLAKIERARRGKVRRAKLYYLRNLRGKAARIKEII; via the coding sequence ATGCAACAACTTATTCATGACATTACTAAAGAACAGCTTCGTACGGATCACCCTGACTTCCGTCCAGGTGACACTGTTAAGGTTCACGTGAAAGTAGTTGAGGGTAGCCGTGAACGTATTCAGGTTTTCGAAGGTGTTGTCATTAAGCGTCAGAATGGTGGAATCAGCGAGACATTTACAGTGCGTAAGATTTCTTACGGTGTAGGTGTTGAACGTACATTCCCGCTACATTCTCCACGTCTTGCTAAAATAGAACGAGCTCGTCGCGGTAAAGTCCGTCGCGCGAAGCTTTACTATCTACGTAATCTGCGTGGTAAAGCAGCACGTATTAAAGAAATTATCTAA
- the rimM gene encoding ribosome maturation factor RimM (Essential for efficient processing of 16S rRNA) encodes MEEQLYNVGQIINTHGIKGEVKVRRITDFDERFQTGQLLYWVHDQEEPKQLIVKSHRIHKGFDLITFEDHFSINDVEDYRDGFLKVAESEHLPLDEHEFYFHEIIGSTVVLVSGEEIGVVKEILTPGANDVWVVQRQNHKDILIPYIEDVVKEVDVDKQMVIIDPIEGLLD; translated from the coding sequence ATGGAAGAACAATTATACAATGTCGGGCAAATTATTAATACACATGGCATTAAGGGTGAAGTCAAAGTACGCCGGATTACTGACTTTGATGAACGATTTCAGACGGGACAGCTTTTGTATTGGGTACATGATCAAGAAGAACCGAAACAATTAATCGTGAAAAGCCATCGAATCCATAAAGGATTTGATTTAATAACATTTGAAGATCACTTTTCCATCAATGATGTGGAAGATTATCGTGATGGTTTTCTTAAGGTGGCTGAAAGTGAACATCTACCATTGGACGAGCATGAATTTTATTTCCATGAGATTATTGGTTCAACAGTGGTTTTGGTTTCAGGTGAGGAAATTGGTGTGGTCAAAGAAATCCTTACCCCGGGGGCGAATGATGTCTGGGTTGTTCAACGTCAAAATCATAAAGATATATTGATTCCTTATATTGAAGACGTCGTGAAGGAAGTAGATGTAGATAAGCAAATGGTGATCATTGATCCAATAGAAGGGCTGCTTGATTAA
- a CDS encoding KH domain-containing protein: MKALIETIVTPLVDHPEEIVVAEKEEDRKIVYHLTVHTEDVGKVIGKNGRIAKAIRTVVYAAGSDSNKRIYLDIM, from the coding sequence ATGAAAGCCTTGATCGAAACAATCGTAACGCCGCTCGTAGATCATCCTGAAGAGATCGTTGTTGCGGAAAAGGAAGAAGACAGAAAGATTGTCTATCACTTAACCGTCCATACAGAAGATGTTGGTAAGGTTATTGGGAAGAACGGCCGAATTGCCAAAGCGATTCGTACGGTAGTATATGCGGCAGGGTCTGATTCAAATAAACGAATCTATTTAGATATCATGTAA
- the ftsY gene encoding signal recognition particle-docking protein FtsY codes for MEKAVEESMEKEESKTAEAYDAEPDEGYTEDLEGETATDDETEEPEFVETTDSEEPEDMAESPEEFDESEDNDESHEDQAHGAEKVDDKEVSIASKFKMGLAKTRNSFTSKINDLVARYRTVDEDFFEELEEVLISADVGVNAVMEMIDELQMEVKRRNIKDTRQVKEVISEKLVELYYGAEDEGEVEELKMNPDGLTIYLFVGVNGVGKTTTIGKLAHQLKADGKKVTLAAGDTFRAGAIDQLDVWGQRAGVNVIKHSEGSDPAAVIYDGIQSAKSKKADVLICDTAGRLQNKVNLMNELAKVKRVIEREVPGAPHEVLLVLDATTGQNAMSQAKTFAESTDVSGIVLTKLDGTAKGGIVLAIRNELDIPVKLVGLGEKVSDLETFDAHAFVYGLFADMIEEEDDEV; via the coding sequence ATGGAGAAAGCAGTAGAAGAATCTATGGAAAAGGAGGAAAGTAAAACAGCAGAAGCCTATGATGCTGAGCCAGATGAAGGATATACTGAAGACCTTGAAGGAGAAACAGCAACAGATGATGAGACAGAAGAACCCGAATTTGTGGAAACCACTGATAGCGAAGAACCTGAAGACATGGCTGAGAGTCCTGAGGAGTTTGACGAATCTGAAGATAATGATGAGAGCCATGAAGATCAAGCTCATGGTGCTGAGAAAGTCGATGACAAAGAAGTATCGATTGCTTCCAAGTTCAAAATGGGGTTGGCGAAAACTAGAAACTCTTTTACAAGCAAAATAAATGATCTAGTTGCACGTTATCGTACAGTGGACGAGGATTTCTTCGAAGAGCTAGAGGAAGTGCTTATTTCAGCAGACGTTGGCGTCAATGCTGTTATGGAAATGATTGATGAGCTTCAGATGGAAGTGAAGCGTAGAAATATTAAAGACACAAGGCAAGTGAAGGAAGTCATATCTGAGAAACTTGTCGAGCTTTACTATGGTGCTGAGGATGAAGGCGAAGTAGAAGAGCTTAAAATGAATCCGGATGGCTTAACGATTTATCTTTTCGTTGGCGTGAATGGGGTAGGGAAGACAACAACGATCGGCAAACTTGCCCACCAGTTAAAAGCAGATGGAAAAAAGGTCACATTAGCTGCAGGCGACACATTTAGAGCAGGAGCTATTGATCAATTAGATGTGTGGGGACAGCGTGCTGGTGTCAATGTGATTAAGCATAGTGAAGGCAGCGACCCGGCAGCCGTTATTTATGACGGCATTCAATCGGCAAAATCAAAAAAAGCCGACGTACTCATTTGTGATACGGCTGGCCGTTTGCAAAATAAAGTTAATTTAATGAATGAATTAGCTAAAGTTAAACGTGTCATTGAACGCGAAGTACCGGGAGCGCCACATGAAGTATTGCTCGTATTGGATGCGACCACAGGTCAAAATGCGATGAGCCAGGCAAAAACGTTCGCAGAGTCAACAGATGTATCGGGCATTGTTCTAACAAAACTCGACGGTACAGCTAAAGGCGGCATTGTGCTAGCGATTCGTAATGAATTGGACATCCCTGTCAAACTTGTAGGTTTAGGGGAAAAAGTAAGTGATTTAGAGACGTTTGATGCACACGCCTTCGTTTACGGTCTATTTGCTGATATGATAGAAGAGGAAGACGATGAGGTGTAA
- the lepB gene encoding signal peptidase I, producing MKKQWLEWIKAFAIAAVLAIVVRVFLFAPVVVEGPSMEPTLHNGDHLIVSKINYTLGSPERFDILVFHATEKKDYIKRIIGLPGDKVAVRDDQLYVNGKPIEEPFLSEEKSELQNGDSLTQDFTISQLPGGYEEVPEGHFLVLGDNRDNSTDSRTIGMVPEEQLVGEAVFIYWPFDRIGFVN from the coding sequence ATGAAAAAGCAATGGTTAGAATGGATAAAAGCATTTGCCATCGCCGCCGTCTTAGCCATCGTCGTAAGAGTATTTCTTTTCGCGCCTGTTGTTGTAGAAGGCCCGTCCATGGAACCAACCTTACATAATGGGGACCATTTAATTGTCAGTAAAATTAACTACACTCTCGGATCACCTGAGAGATTCGATATCCTTGTCTTTCATGCAACAGAGAAAAAGGATTATATAAAACGAATAATCGGTCTGCCTGGAGATAAAGTAGCTGTACGTGATGATCAGCTTTATGTCAACGGGAAGCCAATAGAAGAACCATTCTTGAGTGAAGAGAAAAGCGAGCTTCAAAATGGGGATTCACTAACACAGGATTTTACGATCAGCCAGCTTCCAGGAGGGTATGAAGAGGTACCTGAGGGGCATTTTCTTGTCTTAGGGGATAACCGTGACAATTCTACAGATAGTAGAACCATCGGAATGGTTCCTGAGGAGCAGCTTGTAGGGGAAGCTGTATTTATTTATTGGCCTTTTGATCGGATTGGCTTCGTTAACTAA
- a CDS encoding YlqD family protein, with amino-acid sequence MQIIQRIPVKQVLTEASRQKLKDRFQGEYGRLKQECEQLLFEQKKLEKKREFSKIDVGKRFSAEIKKRKDKMKQSEQLLEQLNVLPNDSELVIDEVESLVTIEVGDRFDEQVFDPQIIIKDGIVIRAR; translated from the coding sequence ATGCAGATCATTCAACGAATACCTGTAAAGCAAGTGTTGACAGAAGCGAGCAGACAGAAATTGAAGGATCGATTTCAAGGAGAATATGGGCGTCTCAAGCAAGAATGTGAGCAACTTCTATTTGAACAGAAGAAACTTGAAAAGAAACGAGAGTTTTCTAAAATCGATGTAGGGAAGCGTTTCTCAGCAGAAATCAAAAAGCGTAAAGACAAAATGAAACAATCTGAACAGTTGCTGGAACAATTGAATGTATTGCCAAATGACAGTGAACTTGTGATTGATGAAGTCGAGTCTCTTGTCACTATTGAAGTGGGGGATCGATTTGACGAGCAAGTGTTTGATCCCCAAATAATCATTAAAGACGGTATCGTCATAAGAGCGAGGTAA